A window of Balearica regulorum gibbericeps isolate bBalReg1 chromosome Z, bBalReg1.pri, whole genome shotgun sequence contains these coding sequences:
- the SIGLEC15 gene encoding sialic acid-binding Ig-like lectin 15 isoform X2, producing the protein MREFGLFLLCLLRISRKGVQSNGWSVHVPSDVTGELGKMVILPCTFTHPYKTFDRTLTAIWRIKEPYNGTIVFKCISQSSSELCKTAISYKSKYKLLGNPRHKDLSIRIDNLTWSDSERYFCRVELSGDIHDKYESRNGIKLHLIAAPRIINITVSNNGDRTFQARCTAEGEPAPTLTWTGPPYSNLTSITSMNHRVTKELRYLTHDGKYTCTAVNSHGRAEGAVYFYKFKASSSSFFLILIFVPLGIKVLILLVILSFIVFSRGGPSSAPTSLARPQLQDSTYENFDRRHGGSQTLPTERTASRRS; encoded by the exons ATGAGAGAGTTCggtttgtttcttctgtgcctCCTTCGCATCTCCAGGAAGG GTGTGCAGTCCAATGGCTGGTCTGTTCATGTCCCATCTGATGTTACTGGTGAACTTGGGAAGATGGTTATCCTTCCCTGTACTTTCACACACCCCTACAAAACATTCGACCGCACCCTCACTGCTATTTGGAGGATCAAGGAACCTTACAACGGCACGATAGTTTTCAAGTGCATTAGCCAGAGCTCCAGCGAGCTCTGTAAGACTGCCATCAGctacaaaagcaaatacaaactGCTTGGCAACCCCCGGCACAAGGACCTTTCCATCAGGATTGACAATCTGACCTGGAGTGACAGCGAGAGATACTTCTGCCGGGTGGAGTTGTCCGGAGATATCCATGACAAGTATGAAAGCAGGAATGGGATAAAGCTGCATTTGATTG CTGCCCCTAGGATCATCAACATCACCGTCAGCAACAACGGAGATCGCACCTTCCAGGCACGCTGCACCGCCGAGGGGGAGCCAGCACCCACTCTGACCTGGACCGGACCACCCTACAGCAACCTCACCTCCATCACCAGCATGAACCATCGCGTCACCAAGGAGCTCCGGTACCTGACCCATGATGGAAAATACACCTGCACTGCTGTCAACAGCcatgggagagcagagggggcTGTGTATTTCTATAAATTCAAAGcatccagcagctccttcttcCTGATCCTGATCTTTGTGCCTCTTGGAATTAAAGTGCTCATTTTGCTGGTGATACTGAGCTTCATTGTTTTCTCGAGAGGAG GTCCCTCTTCTGCTCCAACCAGCCTGGCCCG GCCACAGCTGCAAGATTCCACCTACGAGAACTTTGACCGCAGACACGGCGGCAGCCAGACTTTGCCGACAGAGAGAACAGCATCAAGACGCAGCTGA
- the SIGLEC15 gene encoding sialic acid-binding Ig-like lectin 15 isoform X1, with translation MREFGLFLLCLLRISRKGVQSNGWSVHVPSDVTGELGKMVILPCTFTHPYKTFDRTLTAIWRIKEPYNGTIVFKCISQSSSELCKTAISYKSKYKLLGNPRHKDLSIRIDNLTWSDSERYFCRVELSGDIHDKYESRNGIKLHLIAAPRIINITVSNNGDRTFQARCTAEGEPAPTLTWTGPPYSNLTSITSMNHRVTKELRYLTHDGKYTCTAVNSHGRAEGAVYFYKFKASSSSFFLILIFVPLGIKVLILLVILSFIVFSRGGHSCKIPPTRTLTADTAAARLCRQREQHQDAAEDLGGLICTHLHSLNSSLLCTRVPLPSKHQTDLD, from the exons ATGAGAGAGTTCggtttgtttcttctgtgcctCCTTCGCATCTCCAGGAAGG GTGTGCAGTCCAATGGCTGGTCTGTTCATGTCCCATCTGATGTTACTGGTGAACTTGGGAAGATGGTTATCCTTCCCTGTACTTTCACACACCCCTACAAAACATTCGACCGCACCCTCACTGCTATTTGGAGGATCAAGGAACCTTACAACGGCACGATAGTTTTCAAGTGCATTAGCCAGAGCTCCAGCGAGCTCTGTAAGACTGCCATCAGctacaaaagcaaatacaaactGCTTGGCAACCCCCGGCACAAGGACCTTTCCATCAGGATTGACAATCTGACCTGGAGTGACAGCGAGAGATACTTCTGCCGGGTGGAGTTGTCCGGAGATATCCATGACAAGTATGAAAGCAGGAATGGGATAAAGCTGCATTTGATTG CTGCCCCTAGGATCATCAACATCACCGTCAGCAACAACGGAGATCGCACCTTCCAGGCACGCTGCACCGCCGAGGGGGAGCCAGCACCCACTCTGACCTGGACCGGACCACCCTACAGCAACCTCACCTCCATCACCAGCATGAACCATCGCGTCACCAAGGAGCTCCGGTACCTGACCCATGATGGAAAATACACCTGCACTGCTGTCAACAGCcatgggagagcagagggggcTGTGTATTTCTATAAATTCAAAGcatccagcagctccttcttcCTGATCCTGATCTTTGTGCCTCTTGGAATTAAAGTGCTCATTTTGCTGGTGATACTGAGCTTCATTGTTTTCTCGAGAGGAG GCCACAGCTGCAAGATTCCACCTACGAGAACTTTGACCGCAGACACGGCGGCAGCCAGACTTTGCCGACAGAGAGAACAGCATCAAGACGCAGCTGAGGACCTGGGCGGTCTCATCTGCACCCACCTGCACAGCTTGaattcctctctgctctgtACAAGGGTGCCTCTTCCCAGTAAACACCAGACTGACCTTGACTGA
- the SIGLEC15 gene encoding sialic acid-binding Ig-like lectin 15 isoform X3 has product MDGNGGVERQDTWYPHAIGPNFSGAGSKEPEKPAWINKCQMLIPSPRVHSQIKGVLETQVAPGTDSDLTPAPRIINITVSNNGDRTFQARCTAEGEPAPTLTWTGPPYSNLTSITSMNHRVTKELRYLTHDGKYTCTAVNSHGRAEGAVYFYKFKASSSSFFLILIFVPLGIKVLILLVILSFIVFSRGGHSCKIPPTRTLTADTAAARLCRQREQHQDAAEDLGGLICTHLHSLNSSLLCTRVPLPSKHQTDLD; this is encoded by the exons ATGGATGGTAACGGGGGAGTGGAAAGACAAGATACCTGGTACCCACATGCCATAGGTCCAAACTTCTCTGGAGCAGGAAGCAAAGAGCCTGAAAAACCAGCTTGGATCAACAAATGTCAAATGCTAATACCATCTCCTCGGGTGCACTCACAGATCAAGGGAGTGCTGGAGACCCAGGTGGCTCCAGGAACAGACTCAGACCTTACCC CTGCCCCTAGGATCATCAACATCACCGTCAGCAACAACGGAGATCGCACCTTCCAGGCACGCTGCACCGCCGAGGGGGAGCCAGCACCCACTCTGACCTGGACCGGACCACCCTACAGCAACCTCACCTCCATCACCAGCATGAACCATCGCGTCACCAAGGAGCTCCGGTACCTGACCCATGATGGAAAATACACCTGCACTGCTGTCAACAGCcatgggagagcagagggggcTGTGTATTTCTATAAATTCAAAGcatccagcagctccttcttcCTGATCCTGATCTTTGTGCCTCTTGGAATTAAAGTGCTCATTTTGCTGGTGATACTGAGCTTCATTGTTTTCTCGAGAGGAG GCCACAGCTGCAAGATTCCACCTACGAGAACTTTGACCGCAGACACGGCGGCAGCCAGACTTTGCCGACAGAGAGAACAGCATCAAGACGCAGCTGAGGACCTGGGCGGTCTCATCTGCACCCACCTGCACAGCTTGaattcctctctgctctgtACAAGGGTGCCTCTTCCCAGTAAACACCAGACTGACCTTGACTGA